TATACTGCTTTTTCTTTCCGTGTGCCACGCAATCTTTGAGGATACCCTGCTCTTTGTTGTTATAGGTGCGAACGGCCTGATCGTAGTTGTTGCACGACTGATACTTGCGGCAGTGTTTACCTATCTGGCGTACAGATCCAGATTATTCGAGGGCTAGCGCTTCGAGCCGGTCCGCAAGACCCGCAACATCAAGAGGGATCTCAGCCTGCTTGCCACTTCGCATATTTCTCACAAGGATGACCCCTTTTTCAATCTCTCCATCACCAAGGATCATCGCGTAATCGGCGCCGATGCTGTCCGCGTGCCTCATCTGCGACTTTAGCGACTTGGGATCAGGCGAGTAAGAAACCGGCACATCCCCCTCCACAAGGGCTTTCATGATAGGAATGCGGAAAGCAACAGGTTTCTCCCCAATCAGCGCGAGATAGTAGCGCGGCTTTTTCAAAGCCTGAGACGTGGCCATGAGCGACGCCAGGCGTTCCATGCCTATGGCAAAGCCTATTCCAGGCACGCTGGGCCCTCCCATCTCTTCAACAAGGTTGTCGTAGCGCCCTCCGGCGAGAAAGGCTTTCTGCGCTCCGAGCTCTCCGGACGTAACTTCAAAAACGGTCCGGGTGTAGTAATCAAGGCCCCGGACCAGTCTCTTGTTGACGAGGAGGTCCACGCCGAAGTCGGCCAGGTACTTAAGAAGTGTTTCGAAATGTGCCCGGCAGCCTTCGCATAGATGGTCGAATAGGAGCGGCGATTCTTTCACAAGGTCTATGCAGGATGTGACCTTGCAGTCAAAGATTCGCAGGGGGTTTCTGGAGAGCCTGTTCCGGCAGTCGGGACAGAGAGCCTCCATCTTTTTTGAAAAGTAGGAAACCAGCACCTCCCTGAAAGGCTCCCGGCATGTTTTGCAGCCCACGCTGTTTAACTCCAGCGCGTATTGCGAAACTCCAAGCCGGCCGAGGATGAGCGCAATTGTCCAGAGCAGTTCCGCATCCACGATCGGTTCGGCCGCACCGAATATCTCCACATCCACCTGGTGGAACTGTCTGAAGCGTCCTTTTTGCGGCCTTTCGTGCCTGAACATTGGCCCCATCGTGAAGAGCCGGCTGATCCTCTCTTTTGCCTGCAGTCCTTCCTGCAGGTAATGGCGCACCACTCCTGCGGTTGCCTCAGGCCGCAGGGTCAGCGAATCACCGTTACGGTCTATGAACGTGAACATCTCTTTTTCAACGATGTCTGTGGTATCGCCAATGCTCCTCTTGAAGAGTTCGGTCTTTTCCAGAATGGGAATGCTGATTTCACGAAATCCGAGCCGCTCCAAGATGGCCCTCGAAACAAGCTCCATCCTGATAAACTTCTCGGCCTCTTCACCACTGATGTCTCTGAATCCCCGCAGGGAAGTGATTTTCTCCATCCTTCTGCGTAACCTTTCCTAACTCGTAACCGGTAGTTTCTTAACCCGCAACTCCAAACGATTCCTTCCTACAACTTTACGATTCTTGCCTCGATCATCCCGTCAATTGCCAATATATCATTGAGCACGCTCTCGGGAATGGGGCTATCCACCGAGACAAAGCCTAAAGCTTCACCAGTCATCTGCCTTGAAAGCTCAAAGCTCGCTATATTGATCTGGTTATTGCCGAGAATCGTACCGACCTTCCCGACAATCCCTGGCCTGTCGAAATTCCTGAAGTGGAGAAATGTTCCCTCCGGGATTACGTCAAGCAGGAACTTGTTATACAGCACGATCCGGCCCACGTTATCCGCAAACACAGTTCCTGCGAAGGTGTTCTCCCTCTTGTCTGTTTTAACCGTGAAAACAATGAGGTCGTTATACTTGTCGAAATGGTCTGTTTTGGACTCTTCAACATCTATATTTCTGTCCTTGGCAAGATAAGGAGCGTTGATAAAGCCGACAGTCTCTTTGAGTGTCACCCCGAGAAAGCCCTTTATCGCCGAGATCGTGAAAGGCTGATAGCTGAAAGGCACGTCGAATTTGCGCTCGCAGAGATCCTCTTCAAAATTCTTCCCCACCATCACTATTCTGATTTCCTCAGGTCGGCCGGGCGTTATCTGTGCAGCGAGCTTGCCCATCTTTTCAGCAAGATCAAAATAGAGCCTCATCCTGTCTGTAAGCGCTGATTTTATGAATGGTATATTTACCGCGTTCTGATAAGGCTTGCCGTGCAGAGCATTGCACACCTGCTCCGCTATGATCACCGCCACGGCCTTCTGTCCCTCCATTGTGTTTGCGCCGATATGGGGCGTGGCGAACACGTTCTCCAGTTCCAGCAGCTTGCTGCTCTGCGGCGGCTCCTGCTCAAATACGTCCACGCCTGCAGCAAAAACCTTGCCTGATTTAAGGGCTTTGTACAGGTCGCTCTCATTTACTATGCCGCCCCTGGCGCAATTAACGAAGATCACACCTTCCTTTGTCAGGTCGATCTCCTTTTTCGTGAGCATGTTTCGCGTCTCGGGGGTCAGCGGTGTATGAAAGGAGATCACATCAGCCTCCCGCAAAAGCTCCTCAAGGGAATCGCAAAGTATCACGCCGACTGCGTCAGCCTTGCTTTTCTTGATGTAGGGGTCATAGGCAATCACTCTCATACCAAAACTCTTGGCCCGCACCGCAACGTTCGTCCCTATCCTGCCCAGGCCGACGATGCCAAGCGTCTTATTGTACAGCTGGATCCCCATGAATCTCTTTCGGTCCCATTTGCCCGATTTCAAAGACTCGCTGGCGAGTGGTATTTTTCGTGCTGCGGCCAGCATGATGCCCAGGGTCAGTTCAGTAGCGGCAAGCGTGTTGCCTGTAGGCGCGTTCATGACAATGATGCCCTTCTTGCTCGCGGTCTCTATATCTATGTTGTCAAGGCCCACCCCGGCCCGCCCTATAATTTTCAGCTTTCCCGAATTTTCCAGCAGATCAGCCGTAACTGCCGTCCCGCTTCTCGTGATGATGGCATCGTACTCGCCGATGATCTTTGCCAGCTCGGGATTCTTAATCCCCGGCCTGACATCTGCCTGTATTGTCCCGTCGCGGGTCAGGATGTCGAGTCCTTCCGGAGCAACATTATCCGTGACCAGTACTTTGAAACGATCCATTGTTACACCTGCTGTTGCAGAAATGTTTGCTGTAGTGCACAAGCATCATACCATCCGGACCCGCCAAAATCAAGGCACTGCAGCGGGTCAGGCCGGGGGTGAGCTCACTCTCCAGAGCCGTGGGAAAGGCTGGGGGTCACCCTGTAAGGTCAAAGGGGACTAAGCCTTTGGACGATAACCGAACCTCCAAAGCTCCAATATTCGGCTCCCGGACGTGTACAAAATGAGAGGAGCATTTGCAGTCGGACGAGCCCAGTTTACGACCGAAAAGAGTGCCGAACTGGCTCACTGTAGAGAGCGTTTCGCATTCGGCGTGCACAGACAGGTAAATAGCTTGCACCGCTACATCCCTCCGGCAGGTAATGTAATCGATATGCCAGAACCGGTTCTTCCGTTTTTTCACGTGGCGCGCAAGTCTCCGGTGTAAGCCCCTTTTAGCCGAACCAACGTAAAGATAGAGGCCTTCTTCCATGAAAATGCTCCTCTTATGCACCCGGACTGCAGAAGAGTGCCTCTTTTCGATAACCAGCACATACGTTGTGAGCACGCTGAATCGTAGCAGAAACATCTCGGGCAGTCTACCCCGAAATCACCGGTTCTTTCCCGGCTGCCTACCCCATACCTTCTCCTATAGCGTGCTGTCCAAATATCTGTTTGCAAGGTCTCCTTTTTTCTTGTTTAATATAGAGGCGGTTTGCAGCGCAACTCGCAAGCTTTCCCCTATCGCGGTAAAATGGGTGTTCGCTGCCAGGCACTGAATGACCGATGGTGCTGCCGCGGCCTGGAACACAAGGAGGAATACCGGTGAAGAGATTGGCTATGAGCGTGGGAGTGACGTTGGCGCTACTGATCGCGTTCACTCACGCGTCTGCAAAAGAGATTGTTAAGCTGGGATTGATTACACCCCTTACCGGCGATGTAAAGACATTCGGTGAATCGTCCAAGAACGCGTTTCTGATAGCAATAGAGGATTACTCGAAGACGGGCAAGTACCAGATCACGCAAGTCATAGCCGATGACAGGAATGACGCAACCGAGGGAACGAATGCAGCACTTAAGCTCATCACCCAGGACAGGGTTGCCGGCATTATTGGTCCCTTGACCTCGAAGATTGCCATACCGGTGAGCGAAATCGCAGAAAAGAACAAAATACCCATGATCAGCAATGCTGCCACCAGCCCGAAGGTTACCGTATACGACGGAAAAAGAAAGGCATATGTCTTCAGGTCGTGTTTCACCGATCCGTTTCAGGGCAGTGTTGTTGCAAATTTCGCACTCAAAGATTTGAAGGCAAAAACAGCGGCCGTGCTGTACGACGTGGGTAATGATTACTCAAAGGGTCTTGCCGAGTTCTTTAAAGCCACGTTCGAGAAAGCCAAAGCCACGATTGTCGCGTATGAATCTTATCAGAAAGACGATGTGGATTTCTCAGCGCTTATCACGAAGATCGGGATCAAAAAACCTGACGTCATCTTCCTTCCGGATTACTACAACAAGGCGGCTCTCATCGCGAGGCAGGTGCGAGAGAAGGCGTTGAAATCGCCATTATTGGGAGGCGACGGGTGGGATTCACCAGATCTGATCAAGATCGGCGGTTCGGCCATTACGGGTAATTACTTCACAAATCACTATTCTCCGGAAAGAAAAGACAAGGTGGCCGAGGCATTCATCGCGAAGTACAAACAGAAGCACAACGCAGTTCCCGACGCGCTCGCCGCGCTTGCCTACGATGCGGCTATGATCTACCTGCAGTCGCTGGACAAAGCAAAGAAGCCCGCACCTGAAGAGGTAATGAAAGTTTTGACCACCCTCAAGGACTTCAAGGGAGTCACCGGTACTATATCTTTTGATAAGAATGGCGACCCGGTAAAATCAGCCGTGATTCTGCGAGTAGAGAAAGACGGATTCAAGTACGTGACAACAGTAAACCCGTGAATCCATTTTTCTTGTCCGGGCTCCGGCTTTCGCCGAACGTCGTCAGGAGAGGCCCTTGGTTTTGAAGCGACATAATGGGCACATATACTGATTATTCGCGGCAAGTAAAAAGCTCCAAATGCGAGGCGCTCAAGCCACGAGGAACGGAGGCGTACTGGGATGTACGTCGGAGAGACGCGGGGCGCAGGCAACGACGCAGATGGACTTTTGACGCCGCCGCACCCTGATGGAAACACTAAGTTACGTCTTGCAACAGCTGATCAACGGCCTTCAGTTAGGCGCTGTCTATGCGTTGATCGCCCTCGGCTACACCATGGTATATGGCGTGCTGAGGCTCATCAACTTTGCCCATGGCGACATTTTTATG
The sequence above is drawn from the Syntrophorhabdales bacterium genome and encodes:
- the hisS gene encoding histidine--tRNA ligase — protein: MEKITSLRGFRDISGEEAEKFIRMELVSRAILERLGFREISIPILEKTELFKRSIGDTTDIVEKEMFTFIDRNGDSLTLRPEATAGVVRHYLQEGLQAKERISRLFTMGPMFRHERPQKGRFRQFHQVDVEIFGAAEPIVDAELLWTIALILGRLGVSQYALELNSVGCKTCREPFREVLVSYFSKKMEALCPDCRNRLSRNPLRIFDCKVTSCIDLVKESPLLFDHLCEGCRAHFETLLKYLADFGVDLLVNKRLVRGLDYYTRTVFEVTSGELGAQKAFLAGGRYDNLVEEMGGPSVPGIGFAIGMERLASLMATSQALKKPRYYLALIGEKPVAFRIPIMKALVEGDVPVSYSPDPKSLKSQMRHADSIGADYAMILGDGEIEKGVILVRNMRSGKQAEIPLDVAGLADRLEALALE
- the serA gene encoding phosphoglycerate dehydrogenase, which encodes MDRFKVLVTDNVAPEGLDILTRDGTIQADVRPGIKNPELAKIIGEYDAIITRSGTAVTADLLENSGKLKIIGRAGVGLDNIDIETASKKGIIVMNAPTGNTLAATELTLGIMLAAARKIPLASESLKSGKWDRKRFMGIQLYNKTLGIVGLGRIGTNVAVRAKSFGMRVIAYDPYIKKSKADAVGVILCDSLEELLREADVISFHTPLTPETRNMLTKKEIDLTKEGVIFVNCARGGIVNESDLYKALKSGKVFAAGVDVFEQEPPQSSKLLELENVFATPHIGANTMEGQKAVAVIIAEQVCNALHGKPYQNAVNIPFIKSALTDRMRLYFDLAEKMGKLAAQITPGRPEEIRIVMVGKNFEEDLCERKFDVPFSYQPFTISAIKGFLGVTLKETVGFINAPYLAKDRNIDVEESKTDHFDKYNDLIVFTVKTDKRENTFAGTVFADNVGRIVLYNKFLLDVIPEGTFLHFRNFDRPGIVGKVGTILGNNQINIASFELSRQMTGEALGFVSVDSPIPESVLNDILAIDGMIEARIVKL
- a CDS encoding ABC transporter substrate-binding protein; the encoded protein is MKRLAMSVGVTLALLIAFTHASAKEIVKLGLITPLTGDVKTFGESSKNAFLIAIEDYSKTGKYQITQVIADDRNDATEGTNAALKLITQDRVAGIIGPLTSKIAIPVSEIAEKNKIPMISNAATSPKVTVYDGKRKAYVFRSCFTDPFQGSVVANFALKDLKAKTAAVLYDVGNDYSKGLAEFFKATFEKAKATIVAYESYQKDDVDFSALITKIGIKKPDVIFLPDYYNKAALIARQVREKALKSPLLGGDGWDSPDLIKIGGSAITGNYFTNHYSPERKDKVAEAFIAKYKQKHNAVPDALAALAYDAAMIYLQSLDKAKKPAPEEVMKVLTTLKDFKGVTGTISFDKNGDPVKSAVILRVEKDGFKYVTTVNP